TGCGAAGCGGTACCTACAACATCTTCATGGAGTACTGTACCTGTAACAGCAAGGATGGTTGCAACGGGGCGTCATTGCGTAGCCCAACCGTGTTGACGGTGCTAGGTGCGCTAGTACTGGCCGTATCAACAGCGATCGGTTTCTGTCGCGTTTAAAGCAGCTTAGACCAAGAGTTTTGGTGGAGTTTAGGTTGGCACGCCATAGgagtttttttatgctgaaCTTGCAGCCGGTAGAAGTATGACAACAAACACGGAAAGCTAATGTTCCGATGCTTAACTACATTCCGTCCTCTATTGAATCTCCGTCAGTATTCGGTGCACTTTTGTATCTGTTCCGATGATTATTCTACATGAAGtaataaacctttttttaagtaaaacTAAAGCATTTAGCACAAGAAAATCGATCCTTTCTAGGAGTGGTAAATTTATTGAACGGTCTGTATAAAAAAGATACACAACTGTAATACTAACTCTAGGATTCACACTCTTAAGGAATGTTTCATGATATTCTTACATGGACGGAATAGTTTCTTGGTTGTGAAAGCACCTCCCTCTGGATGGATGGTGGTGATAGTGAAGACTCACGAAAGAATTTTCGCAACAAACAGCATCGAAACAAGGCACAAAAGGACTATCGATGTTGTTTTAATCTGCGGGGCGCTATTGCACTCATCCTCCACACAGTAGCATTCTTCCCAGTACACACCATTCTCATATACACCCCAGTTACATACACCGGTAACACCTGTTTCCGACACGGACGCGCACTGTCTAATCACCTGTCGCCATCGCCCATCCCCTACACAAAGAGAAATGTTATTTAGTAAGAAATTTAACATAGATTCATTAAAGCATCCACTCACATATGAATCCCCGCGGACTCTGGTGTACCACCTTCATGCAGAAGGATCCGGGCATGTGCGACTCGTCACTGTTGCACTCGATGGCAATGTTTTGCGTCTTGTTGAAGGCTTTGTACGCACCACAGTTATCGATTCCTTTCGGATCCGTTTGCGAGGAGCACTGGTAGCAACGGATAGCAAGTGCTGCAATAGCAAATAAAACGGGTTCTGTTAGAACTTGTTGTGGGTGCGTAATCATAGGGCCACTCCCATCAGTAGGCGTCCCTGAAAGTACCATGGGACGCTGTTTCGTTTCCCGGTGCCATACACTTACCCGATCCGATGCTAAGGATAAAAAGCAgagttttcatttcagtttgCATTCTTGCAGGCAGTTAAAGAACGCACAAAACAGAAGGAAACTAAACTAATGGGAAAAACAATTTGAGATTCTGCTGTAAACAAACGATCGCACAATGATGGAATGATGTCGATGATGTGGTCGCTCCGATGGTCATTTGAATGACATTTGAGGGggtttttttgaaaatttttaataaaatttcaaaaatattaatttcacaaAATAGTAtgtttcaaaaaaaaagaatatcgGTTTCTGTAATTTCTAAATTGCCCAACGCAGTTAATAACCGCATGAAAATAATAGGccataaatattttatgacCGATATTGCAAATGCGGACGACCCACTGTGAAACTGTTGTTTACAAAGCATTTCTGGTAGTGAATACAGTAGCAGACAATGGAAAGGTCATACCAACCTGTTGCACGCATTTGCAATGACTAATTTGccgaatttatttatttttagctcGTACCCAGATATTCTTCTAACTGTTAATGAAAGGAAAACTAACATATTATAACATATTACTTCATTTCGCCGTGATTGGTACGTATTGCTATGTTCCGCTGTTTGTTCGGATTTGCAGGTTAAAGTTGCATCAAATTAGTTCAAACGACTTGTTGAAGATCAGTATTCCATGGGTACAACAAATTGGGATTCAATTCCAGCGTAGGATTTAACGCCCTCTATCGTCAAAGATACGAAGCTAGCAGTAAGTTTGAATTGACCGTTGATATTTATCACTACAGCCGTTTGCACGGtggttaaatttaaaacaacgaTTAAATTTTTATAAGTATCAGAATTTATTGTACAAATATAGTTTACACACTTGCGGTTAGGTTCGATTTtatatcatttgttttattttctgttctgtttctgGGGGTTTTGTAACAGTGATCCATTAAACTATTCCTTTATACGGCGAATATAGAGTAAGAGGGTTATGTATTTAACTGCTAACATCCTTGCTTTTTGCtcgcaatattttttttttttcatgttttactGTGTCTCGTCCTCGTCTAAAATAAAGTAGCACGCAGCTgctgtgttttctttcatgGGCAGTACGGGGAGGATAGTAAAAATCGGATCTTCAGTAAGGACATAAgggtgagagagagaacgaaagagcgttAAATGTTATTAGTTGGGTAGTTTAAAAAGACATGTCGATTGAGTTTAGCTTGTTGTCCCGCGGGTAAAGCAACCAGTGCGGGTGATTGTATAACAGTTTTGGCTTCATCTTTACTATAAATATCCATGTATAATATTTCTATTTCCCACCCGCGAATagggtacaaaaaaaagcaaacagtccGTAAAAGAGAACCATACCatcagacacacatacacttatACGAAAACGGAGGGTTTTATGTTTAGTGTTGTATGAAGGAAGAGCATCAACGCAAACACACTTCACAAACGTACCTAGCGACACATACAAGACATAGTTCTATTGTTTAGCGTTGTCTCCGTGTGTAtttgtgcattttattttggGTTTAAATCCTCGTCTTCATTCTTTTTGTATTAGTTTCATGTATGGTAGAAAGTgtttcgctcgctcgctcgctcgctttacactttttgttgttattttactTTAGCCGGCTTAATCGTCTCAAGTCATTCCCAGCTGGGAGTTTGTTGCATGAAGTTGACACAAAATAAATTCTGCTAAATTAAACGCAAGAACGAACCAAAGTCAGCCTTCAACCAAAACCCGAGAAAAGAAGCGAAGCATTTCCTTTTCCAGCCAAAGCCTCTGTACGTCCACCACTTtgaggttattttttttttattaaacaattttcctaTGACTTTCCCGCTCCGTTCTGCGGcgctggtttggtttgtttctctGTCGCCAGCGGGCCACTGGCTGCTGCACTGAAAGAGTTTCCCTTTCGCTTCTCTGCTGGCACCACGTCGGGCCACGTGCGCGACGGTGTTTGCGTGACAACGGGGGTGTGTTTTGGATGGTGGAATTTGGAAACTTTACTCCAACTCTGCTGTACCATCGCACGTACCGAAAAAAGTATCGCCGGGCCGGGAAGCATATTTCGGTCCACTGGCAGCTGGAAGGTTGACGGTAAGGTTCGGCGGCTAGAGCACGAACAATCTCTTTCTTGTTTATGGATGGCTACATCGAACGTGACGATGTTGTTGTGcgataatattaataataacaataacagcTCCCGGGTAGGGATGTGTTACTCCACCAGAAAACACAAACGTTTCCATGGGAACGCAATAATTGCTCGCGGCGAGAGCGgacacccacacgcacacacacaatcaccaACGCACAGCGTCGCAGGAAAAGGGTAACAGCGATGGGAAGGGGAAAATGGTAGAAAATCACGGTGGCTCCGGTTTTCCCCTGGCCATTCGCAGCGGGTAGAACTCGCACCAGCAAATGGTCCAATGTCTGGCCAATCCATTGTTTTGCAGCATTAATCTACTTGCGTACTCACGCGCACCCCCTTGGGGCTGCAGGGGGGACGCTACCAAAACGGGAGCCGGGaaagtgatggaaaatttgcaaaaaccttttgcattgttttttttatcgtttttgttcaaattctttacaaattacacacacacacgcgcgcgcacacccacactcacacaaacaaaatcaagaCACCTTCTTGTCGGTTGCCGAAAAGCCAAAAGGTCCTCGGAAAAACGCTTCGATGTCTTGtcgggtggagggggggggggggggggggggaggcgaACGATAGATGCATGGGACTGGCAGGCTTCCAACTGGTTCCGAAGAGAAGCACAAGGAAGCGCAACAAAGTAaggtggaatttaatttatactAAATGAAATCCCGAGTACTTGCGCACACGTATGCGAGGCATACGATAAATAAGatagaaagaaacaacaaaaatttaattactagataagaaaagtaaagaaaaaaagcacacaaacaaacataacttTCAACGCTCTTCTGTTCTGTTATACGGTTGAATCTGTTGAACTGTTTACTTTCCAACTcttttggttgggtttttaatgtttttttgcatgtgcttttttttggtttgttttcggttgtgAATTTGACGTTTTAAACCCGAATCCTTTTTATCCACACATCGTCATGCTGACATGGTAATAAGAGTATAATAGAGTTGTTTCTTTCCCCTTCCCACGATGGAACTGTTATACAGTTGAAGTAAACATTCACCATTTAGCTAAACAGCTCTAGTAGTAAACACATTctgcgctgtgtgtgtgtgtgttagtgtttgtctgttgttgtgttgcggATCGTTTGGTTTCCTTCGTTTAatgtcgtgttttgtttttactttagCTTTCTTTTTCGGTTATTTTATGTTAGTCTATCGATAAGTTTAGCTTACATATTCGTTTCtcagctttgtttttttttgtcacttaGTAACATCTTAGATGCATCTTAAATAGATTTTTCCTAAACACATGAACGATTGTATATTGTAACGTGTGCGCTATTCGGGGTtttagcttttgttttgctttcatttctaCCTCCATTGTatgagtttttatttgttttgtttgtttttttcattatccTATTAACAATCACactaaaacatttgttttggggCATGATTTTGATTAGCTTAGTACacagttttgtttcgctctaGCTTGCTTTTGCTATTATCTAGAACATCTCAGTTTACTTTATATGCACCCAGAGCTTACCACACCGAAATGTGATGTggttagtgttttgttttctgagaatattttttttaaacagacTTTCATTGGTTTTTAGCATGTTCGCTATCAACTATGCCCTTGTGTTGCTTGTGCTGTGTGGGTAGTCGGAGAGGTCTAGgacgcttttttgtttaaattcaaataattgaCAAGCGACAAACACGGCAACGTGTTGCCTTTCTGtagtcattttttttcatagcGAGAAACCCAATAGGAACACAATATCTTTCAGGACACAACAGGTGGACATGGGCATGGGTATTTTTTTGCGTGCTATTCTACACATTAATAAATGTCCACCAGCGAGCGCGGCCGCGTTGTGGCAGGctgaaatgaaatcaaaactTTACCCATTCCCAGTGGGTAGTTGGGAAGCGTTAAAAAAGTGGACCAAACCCAAGCTTGTGCTCGTTTCCAGTAGCGTTAGCAATCAATATTGCCAGTCGTGAAGGGTAGGGCCTGTGTGTGCAGGAGtctgggggatttttttttgcacctctCCACTCACGATGTACCATAGTGCTTCCTGTTTGGTTTTCAtcatctcatcatcatccctATCAGGTCGGTGCAAATGCGCTGCCTGGGCTGCAACGTGTACCGTCGTCCCGGCAGATGCGTTCTGTGCTGCCGCTATTAATAGCGAACGAATAGGGGAAATGACAGTGTTATACAGTGTTTTTCCCTGCACGCACTACCCACGTCACGCGCCACCCATCCGACGCTAGGATTTGAGGTGTATTGGAACGGTGCTGCGATGTCACCGTTCGATGTCCTGTGTGGATTGTGGGGATACAATTCTGCCTCGTGCGAGGGTAAGGATTTTTGCTCGATAACCTGACTACATTTGCGAAAACTGCGGCCCCCAAAAAACATCTACGACTCCATGTGTATTTTCTACCATTTCTTTCTCTATCGCTCGCCTATCAACATCACGAAAATAGCTTCCGAGATGGACACAAGACACAACAGTTAATGGTCAACAGTCTACTCCAGTTTGACATCTTCCAACCAACGGACACACACTCGATTCCGCAACGGATCACACTTTTGCTCGCACGGAAATGAATTGCCCGTTTGCTTCTTCTGCTGTGGGTGATGGATAGAACTGTCTCGACAACGATTTATCGTCTTCCCAGTAACGCACGATAttgacggggttttttttttcatctctctCACTACTCCTCCGTTGGAAACCCGACGATTGATAGGCGGTAAATCTCCTTCGCCCCACCTGCTCTGCGACTGAGGAAAATCGAAATGTACTCGTGTAACATAGGCAAGGAAAAAGCGGCAGCATTTGCAATACCTTTCGGATAGGCCCTTGATCGTTAACCGAATTGAAAGTCGTCATAATGTACGCATGGAATGCATTACGCTTTCTTGCCCCACTTTTCGTCTCCAATGATGTGCTAGATCTGGAAATAGAGGATGaaaatgagagagaaaaaaaaacatgataatAACACTTAAATACGACGGGGTTTTATAATTCACTTCGCAAATAGAAGTCGTCCGAAATGCTTAAATCCTCGACAGGAGGTTGAATAAGAATTTCAACTTTACGAGTTTTAAATCAAATGTATGGACTGTATGGATGAATTTTGATATGGAGAAGCTCCTCCGAATGGGAAGtttcaaacataaaacaaattgcaCACTTTAAAGCTTCAAAGACCAGTTAGTAGCACAGGAGCAGGGGtcgctcggtggtgtattggtaacggCGCTGGTTTTCACAAGACACGACCGGTCCAACATCCCATCCGGACTACGACGACTGactaaataaagtcaaagtaagccagaaatggtattCTGTTTATTGCAGACCTGTTGAGGTTGTTATGccgctgaagaagaaaaaagtcgTAGTACAGTCCTCAAGGTTAGGGCTCGAGAATCATAATACTAATGCTGTGTTATACTAAACCCGTATTACACATATTTTAGTAAGCTTAGGGAAACGATCGATCTGATTAACCTGATCATGTTATGTCGAATATACCGATAGATCTTAATTTAGTCCTGTAGAGTTGTAAATAGTGTGAGTGAACAATATGTGTAACTAAGTAGCGCTTAAGTAGTGCATACGTAGTAATAAGtggttatgtgtgtgtttgtgtactgtAAGAATAAAAGGTCAGTCACAATCGAGAAGTCTCACGAGTAGACAACAAGTACCACCCGGACCGATTTCCCGTGGTATGGACTCGTAGAACTAAATACCTGGTGAATATGAGTCCATTCTAATCCCCTCATGACCAAGACCAATGATGATCTCGTTGGTATTAGTCTAATTAGTGACAATGCTGAGGCGAGTTGCTTAATAACAGCTACTTAACACGTGATGTCGAGATGCTGTCAGTTTGCGATACGCAGCAGTTAATTAGACTGCTTGCGTCATTGGCTGCGTTCCGCATATACTCAGCCGTAAGACACATCTAAGTATTGCCAGTTACAGTGTTATTTGTAAGAATAAGTACCAAGATCAGTATGCTTTGTTCTGGACATTAAACATTACGTACTAAATGTTTAGCTTTGAGGCCAAAAACGATTAAGATGTTGAACAGACTTCAAATGTCTGCATGCCCCAATACTAATGATGACCGAAATATCGTTCCGAAGATCAATTGCTGTACAGCTTGTTGCCCTAATGATGTCCATTAAAGCAAGGCgattagttttattgtttgcgtgcccccaaaaaaaataaaaccattctgCCAAAGGCCAGAGCTCAACGCTCTAGAGCCCCACCGTGCCTAATCGTGTAAATAAGTTTAAACTTGAGCAAATTTTTCGTTAAGCACGGAAAAGAACCGGAAGAACCCATCgtctgcaacaaaaaaaaaaaacgcaaaaccttCTAATTGGTTCTCGAGGCCACGTCTAATACCAATCTGAGCCGTTGCTGGAATGTTGCTATAAGCACGGCTCAGCCCCAAACAACCCGTTATTCACGGGCCCGCCATCAAAACCCGAGTGGTTCGGCGAGTAACCTTTTAATCCGATTACAGCTTTAGCAGGGAATTTGAACCAAATTGGACAGCACCGAGCTTCAGGCACTGAATGAAGTCTGTGGtgaaaagagcaaaacaaaacaaaaaaaaaaggcacgcCCGAGTAATGTACACGCTTCAAACACCATCGGAATGATTTCCGGATTTTGCGTATCGGAGTGCCCCCAAAAATTGCCTCGAGCCCTCGGGATGGCAAGTGGCTTTGATTTTGTTGAAGTGGAAAGGCATAAACAGGTTGGGCCAGGCTACGGATACACGCATGAGTGgaatttaatgaaaacttaGCCCGGTTCCAGGGTAGTACGAAACTATGCCGCACCGTACGCGCTTTGTTTCCAGGAAGGTATGATTTTGGAGTGCTTTGGATATCAGGTCTGATAGACAGTCGTGGGACGATTATGGCGGCTTCGGGCTCGCCGCATGAATGGGCAACGCTATAGTACATAAATTACACCATTTTTGCGGTAAATTCCAATCTTCCAATTCATTTCGGAGCAAATTTGTAGATCTTGCCCCGATgaacttatttattttctgCGCGTATCCTGAATGAAATGGATAAACTGATTGTGATGTGGGTTGGTGTTCTCTTGGTTGGTTGAATAACTATAAAATTTAGTACAATTTTACGTATTTCATCGTCTGTATGGGATCATTTGAGGCGAGCATCTTGCGTAGCATTAAGGAAGAGATCCGCCGAAAAAGAGCTTTCATTAAGAGCAGCTGTGTGTGAGCTCAGTTTAAGCTTACAGGGTCTGGCGATGGATAGGAAGCGCCGGGCCCCACTTACTGAATCGTGCAAGCGAATTAGAAAAAAACGGTGaaattgatagtgaaacacgaAACACTTTACGGTATCGAAaaactggatatggaatcgcgagcacaatttagtgaatgtcacTTCGGCCAGGCTGTTTACGCTCCcgcggattcaagagttgacaTATAGTATACAAAATTCTACGAAATTTTAAGCAAATGATGTGCAGaatagaatttaaaaattatgttcaataatgataaataactgtgtttactttttttctaatttaatcGTCAAGAATTTCATTTTacatctcaactcttgaatccgtaTGTGCGTAAACAACCTGGCCGAATTGACATTTACTAAATTGTGCaagttttgtatttcactatcaatctcaccGTTTTTTCTTATTCACTAGCGCGATTCAATAAGTTTGGCACGCCATTATTATCTATCGTCAGACCCTGTATTAAAATCTGACAGGTAACCTAACTTGGAGTacatttccattatttttgtaaatattccCTTTCATCTGATCGATTCGGTATTGCACATTCGTACTACATCACCTGCAATCTCCTCGAGATTATTTTTCGTGCAATGTGCTACAACCACATGTTGTGCTTCAGGGACGTACGTCGTCTGGACGGCGTAATccagggaaaaaaagaatgtaTGCAGTTCGCTGCAATGAAATCACTCATCTCTTTATTAAGAGCGGAATGCCAGATATGACAAGCGTGTCCCGCAGTCCCGTACCTCACAGTAATCCTTATCCGGATTGCCCGGAGTGTTCCACATGCGTGGAATTCACGAGGGACTCGTCGTGGTTCAAAACCCTCGGCTGAAGCCTTACGTGATTGTGATGCCATTGCACTGGCAGTGTAGGACACTTTTTACCGATCCCCAAACGGTACGGGAGTGCTGCTTCAGCGTTATTAAGTACGTGCTGCACAGTAAGTAGCTTCACCGCTACTGGCTTTTGTGGCATGTAGTTCTAGgagctgtttttgttgctagtTTATCCACTGCATTCCCCACCAGTTCAGCTCCCAATACCCTGTGCCGTTGGTTCGTCAGTTTCCGTTCGGCTCGATTGCGTTCGATAACGAGCGATCCGGGAGAATCAGGAGATCCACGCCGGGATTATAAATTTCTGCCCGACATACTGTCACTACGATAATCCTCGAAACCCCGTGACACCCAATCGGTGGTTCACAGATGGCGACCGTGTAAGGATGTCGCACGGAGTACggccattttgcaaacaaaaaaggtcaaACGGTTACTAGGTGAGACCGGGTTCGATTCGATTCTAGGTTTACCGTAAGGTAGAACCGTGCCCAAAGCACACCGGTGGATACTGACACCCAGATGTGGACGGCGCGTGTGTTGGCTTGTtggtaatttaaattttaattagtttgattgatgatgataCTCACGTtgatgggaaagttttctcgtttttttttacccgtcGTCGCAAACGATGCTGCAGCTGTGTGCCAGGGCGTGTGCGGGGTTTCCGGGGACCTCGGGAAAACTGATGCTCTCCCATCAGGAAAAAGGGATGTCACAAAGGAAGAGCAACGGTTCTAGGGCGTacggtgtgttgttttctatcgCCTCCTTCCAGCGGATTGTTCACTTTTGATTCATTTACCGTCCCTCACCATCGCCCCGGTggacaaaaaaggggtttgagTTTGTGTGCTGTTGTCGAGTACTTTGTTGAGCGAGCGAGCTTTGCCGTGCGGGTGACGAACCTCGACCATAATTCCGTAACACTTGTTAGCATTTCCCAGCTGCCCggaggaaaaaaggcaaagagAAGCATCATGTAAAACATGGCAGCATGAGTTTCTGGCTGTGCTGAACTGGAGAAAGAGGAGGGGGGGAGgaagaacaaacacacacacacacacagtcacacgAACAACAGAACTAGTTGGGAACTAATCAGTAAGGCCAGCGTTGGAAGGCAACGGGAGCCAACAGTCTGCGAGTGTTTACTGGGCGAGAAAAGAGCATTTTGTGCGTCAAACAAACGGCCAACTCGGGGCCCAACCCAACCCGAACCAACCAGGGGGTGACAATAAGTCTGAAGCGATGAAgtaacaattttccaaaacaGAACCACACCGTTCCCTACAGGAAGTTGTGTCTTCGtctcggggggttttttttttttgggaaacccGGGAGTGTCCCATGGGAAGCCATTTCCAACTCGTCAGTGGATGGTACACGTGGTTTGTGTTACATTGGaattgtaattatttaaattgcgATTTGATTGCAGCTGTTGAGGAAAGTTGTTTAGCAACAATTGAGTGTTACCGCTGTCGAAACTTTCCCATATTTTGCTGCAATAAGCAGACACTGGGGCTTTGGGTTTATAATTTCCTGCTTGTATGACTAAATTTTGATTGCTTACAGCGCAACACTACACCAAGCAATTCTTATCTGCAACTCAACAGCAAATCAGTGACACTAAATAATCGGGCCCGCCGTTCGTCAGCAAATGCGTTTGATGTGTTTCGGAATCAATTCACCCGCCCGCCGTACAAGGAGTGCGCCAATCGATGTACACCAAACAGGCGAGTCTCGGTTTTATTGCGCAGCAGTCATATAAATTTATCGTGCTCCGATGCACAGTAAAAACATCAACAGATTTTACGAGCCGGAGCCCGAACCGGCCCGGTGGCCATTTAGGTTGacgggtttttattttttgctttggagttgattgattgaaataaagggaaaaaagcgatACATCAACAGTTCGCGTCGATTTGCAGGGAGTTTTTGATTAAATCGTTCATTGTTATCGTTATTGGGCTGGAGAATGTGTAGGGTGGATAAAAATAAAGGTGTGATAGCAAAATTGAATGCATGTTTCATGTACGATATTGCTGTACATACAATTTAACGGGACATAAAAATCTATTTTTGTAATTGGTTTTAACTAATTCTTATTTTAACCGCAAGAGCGAAATTAGCAACGCCTGTGTGTATGCAATAAACGATTTGAAGTAtaaatattgcatactttcaggggTGTGCA
This Anopheles marshallii chromosome 3, idAnoMarsDA_429_01, whole genome shotgun sequence DNA region includes the following protein-coding sequences:
- the LOC128712511 gene encoding uncharacterized protein LOC128712511, which produces MQTEMKTLLFILSIGSALAIRCYQCSSQTDPKGIDNCGAYKAFNKTQNIAIECNSDESHMPGSFCMKVVHQSPRGFIWDGRWRQVIRQCASVSETGVTGVCNWGVYENGVYWEECYCVEDECNSAPQIKTTSIVLLCLVSMLFVAKILS